The Cynocephalus volans isolate mCynVol1 chromosome 2, mCynVol1.pri, whole genome shotgun sequence genome window below encodes:
- the BTNL9 gene encoding butyrophilin-like protein 9, whose amino-acid sequence MVNFLVSLDSSQRESLPSSLFFHTYLLLLLLLRPGEPNSEEITVIGPGESILALVGEEVEFQCQLSSSLDAEHMEILWFRNRDSDVVHLYQERQELYSRQMAQFQNRTKLLKEHIADGSVILQLHRVVPSDEGRYGCRFLSSDFSGEAVWELEVAGLGSDPHISLEGFKEGGIQLRCSSSGWYPKPKAQWRDRQGQCLPPESEAIVQDAWGLFGLETSVVVRVGAHSNVSCSIENPLLIQKKEFMVQIADIFLPGTSPWKTAFLGILVGLLLILALLMILVLYFFQKQRRSQEKLMKQAEKEQGKFIAQLEKLQMELDWRRAEGQAEWRAAQQYAVDVTLDPASAHPSLEVSKDGKSVSSREAAPSLEAGSPQRFAGQTCVLSRERFSGGRHYWEVHVGRRSRWFLGACLAAVPGPGPARLSPAGGYWVMGLWNGCEYFVLDPHRVALTLRVPPRRVGVFLDWEAGKLSFFNVSDGSHIFTFTDTFSGTLCAYFRPRAHDGGERPDPLTICPLPVRETCVPEEDDYDTCVQPYEPSDPALGLW is encoded by the exons ATGGTGAATTTCCTAGTCTCCCTGGACTCCTCGCAGAGAGAATCTCTGCCCAGCAGTCTCTTCTTCCACACctacctccttctcctcctccttctccggCCTGGGGAGCCAAACTCAG AGGAGATCACGGTGATAGGCCCTGGGGAATCCATCCTGGCCCTCGTCGGGGAAGAGGTGGAGTTCCAGTGCCAACTGTCGTCGTCCCTGGACGCCGAGCACATGGAGATCCTGTGGTTCCGGAACCGGGACTCGGATGTGGTCCACCTGTACCAGGAGCGGCAGGAGCTCTACAGCCGGCAGATGGCGCAGTTCCAGAACAGGACCAAACTCCTCAAGGAGCACATCGCTGACGGCAGCGTGATCTTGCAGCTCCACCGTGTGGTGCCCTCCGATGAGGGCCGGTATGGGTGCCGCTTCCTCTCCAGCGACTTCTCTGGTGAAGCTGTCTGGGAGCTGGAGGTAGCAG GGCTGGGCTCAGACCCTCACATCTCCCTTGAGGGCTTCAAGGAAGGAGGTATTCAGCTGAGGTGCAGTTCCAGTGGCTGGTACCCCAAGCCGAAGGCTCAATGGAGAGACCGTCAGGGACAGTGCCTGCCTCCAGAATCCGAAGCCATCGTCCAGGACGCCTGGGGCCTGTTCGGTCTAGAAACATCTGTGGTTGTCCGAGTGGGGGCCCACAGCAACGTGTCCTGCTCCATCGAGAACCCCCTGCTGATCCAGAAGAAAGAGTTTATGGTTCAGATAGCAG ACATATTTTTACCTGGAACGTCCCCCTGGAAGACAGCTTTCCTTGGGATCCTGGTGGGATTGCTGCTCATCCTAGCTCTTCTCATGATTCTGGTGCTGTACTTCTTTCAGAAGCAACGGAGGTCCCAAG aAAAGCTGATGAAGCAGGCAGAGAAGGAACAAG ggaaatttatagcacagTTGG AGAAGCTTCAGATGGAGCTGG ACTGGAGAAGGGCGGAGGGCCAGGCTG AGTGGAGAGCAGCCCAACAATATGCAG TGGATGTGACCCTGGACCCGGCCTCAGCACACCCCAGCCTGGAGGTCTCCAAAGACGGCAAGAGCGTTTCCTCCCGCGAGGCGGCGCCCAGCCTGGAGGCGGGAAGCCCGCAGCGGTTCGCGGGGCAGACTTGCGTGCTGAGCCGCGAGCGCTTCTCGGGGGGCCGCCACTACTGGGAGGTGCACGTGGGCCGCCGCAGTCGCTGGTTTCTGGGCGCGTGTCTGGCCGCGGTGCCGGGCCCGGGGCCTGCGCGCCTGAGCCCGGCCGGCGGCTACTGGGTGATGGGGCTGTGGAACGGCTGCGAGTACTTCGTGCTGGACCCGCACCGCGTCGCGCTCACCCTGCGCGTGCCCCCCAGACGCGTGGGCGTCTTCCTGGACTGGGAGGCGGGAAAGCTGTCCTTCTTCAACGTGTCCGACGGCTCGCACATCTTCACCTTCACGGACACCTTCTCAGGGACGCTGTGCGCATATTTCAGGCCCAGAGCCCACGATGGCGGTGAACGCCCGGATCCTCTGACCATTTGTCCGTTGCCGGTTAGAGAGACGTGTGTCCCGGAAGAGGACGACTACGACACCTGTGTACAGCCTTATGAGCCCTCGGACCCTGCCCTGGGTCTGTGGTGA